From the genome of Deltaproteobacteria bacterium:
CACCCAAAAACTTTAATCTTTTGTCAATTTCTCGGAGTCTCTTCTTTCCATAAAGGTAATCGGCGTTTTCAGAACGATCGCCGTTACTAGCTGCCCACGAAACTGTTTCTACCACCTTGGGTCTTTCCTTTTGAAATAGCTCTAAATACTCTGCTTTTAAAAGCGAAAAACCCTGGGGAGTGATATAGTTTTTAGCACTCATTTTTAATTAAATAGTTTGAAAATTTAATTCAGCCAGTCCATTCATGCTAAAATTAAAACCGGCCTTGATCAAAGGACTAGGATCCTGCGGACGCACCTCAGAATGATTTGAATCTAATAAATGGCTATCTAGTTTTTTCCCTTGAAGTTCGTACATAAGTTCCTTCACTGACATGATTCTATCGATCAGATAGGCCTTGCTGCCAACCGTGTAAAGTTCCTTTTCATTCACATTTAATTCAATTGAGGCCAGCAGCCCATTACAAATACAAAAGGTTTTTTCATTTTCATATTTAGAAGGACAATTCCCTTTATTTAATAAATAACCTTTATCACACTTAGGAGCCCTGCCCCTCGTTAAAGCCTCTTGATAAAATGGTGATTGTTTCAAGACCCTAAACAACATCCCACAGGGAGATCCTGGCTTTGAAGCCAGCTCAATATCATCTTCGGTCGAAGTCACAAGCAGCTTCTTGTATTTCTCATTGGCTCCGGATTCATAGGTTGCTAGAAAACGAGTTCCCATTTGCACGCCGGCACAACCCATATCTAAATACATTTTTATGTCTTCATGACTGTAAACTCCACCCGCTGCGATGACGGGCAAATTTCCCCATTTTTTAGCCACCGCAAAGACGTCTGTTAATAAATTTTCTAACTTATTCGAAGGATCCAACGCCTCTTCCACGTTTCTCCAGGCAATATGTCCACCAGCTAAAGGCCCCTCCACCACTACGGCATCAGGAAGACGGCCTGCTCGGCTCCACCTTTTACAAATAATATCCAAAGCCCTGCCAGAAGAGACAATAGGAATTAACAAAACGTCTTTAGCTCGTGGGTGTTTTAAAGCAATTTCAGGCAGCTGAAGGGGCAATCCCGCTCCGCTGATGATAGCATCCACTCCGCCATCCATGCTTCCATAAACAGAATCTTCATACTGATTGATAACCGCCACCATGATGTTCATGCCGATGGCTCCACCTTTGCCAAGAAATTTAGCATCTCTGACATCTTGAGCTGCGGCCTCGCGAGCCTTCATTTTTCTGTTATGCCTCTTAGAAACAATTCGATCTAAACCAGCACTCGAAAGGACTCCCATCCCTCCTTCTAAAGCCACGGCGCCCGCAAGGGTGTAGCTTGACAATCCAATCCCCATACCACCTTGGATTATGGGCACATTCACTTCATAATTTTTAATTTTCATTGAGGGAAGAGTCATTCAACATCCTTTACTACTTTTAAACAGCATTTACTTTTACACAACATTTTCACAACATTTCTGAAAGCACTTAATTTTAAGACAACAGGAACATGAAGATAGCCTTAATACTTTGGGCTGTAAAATCAAAAAAAAAGTAAGAATATTTTTCACAAAATTTTAGCTTATAATTATTGCAATGTGTCGACTTTGTTTGAACCTGGCCAGAGGTCCTAAGCCCTTATCTTTTTATTTCATTCAACCGAAGAAATCCCTGCGATCTTATAAATTGAATGGATTAATTAAATGGGTTCTATGATTCGAAGACTATTTTGGGCATTTTTTCTTTCAGGAAGTTGTTTCCTAGCAACATTTTTATGGTTGCAAGCTCAAGAGAAAAGAACCACTGTTTCTGAAAAAGAGAGAATTGCCCAAGTAACGTATATCACTGAAGATGCCAGAAAAAAAATCCCACAAAGCCTCCAATGGCTTCCTATTTCCAATGGGGATACCCTTTTCGATGGAGACTCTATCCGAACCTCTGATAAAAGTGAAGTGAAAATTAGCTTTACTGACGGACGTTCTATCCTTGTAGATTCAGGGTCTACGATCGTCATCCAAAAAAATAAGGATGAAATTTCACTTGATTTAGTGGAAGGGTCTCTCTTTGTTGATGCTAAAAAAGAAAATGTACCCACACGTGATTCTCTTGAAAACAAAGCAAAAACAAAAAATGAAATTGTTTTCAAATCTGAAAAGAACCGCTTTGTCCTGGATGGATCTAAATCTATTTTGTCAAAAAGCAAAGGACAACAGGCCCAAGTGAATATCCTTGAAGGCCAGGGCAAATTCAACGACTCCTCTGGAAAAATGAAAGAACTAAATAAAGGCCAGTCCGTCACTCTCACAAATCAAGGCGCCCAAAACAATATTGAAATTAAAATATTATCTCCGAATTTAACAAAAGATTCGGATCAAATGTCACAGATTTACTACATTAATCCTGAAGGAGATTCGACGGTTACTTTTAAATGGAGAGGTTTTCCCAAAAATCATGAGATCACATTGTTAACTGGAAAATCAAAAAAAGAACTGACGGAAACAGAGATCCTCCCTGCAAACACAGACCATGTAAATACACTCTTAAAATTAGGGACTCATTACTGGCAACTTGTTTCGAAAGACCCAAAAACAAAAACCAAGGTCCATTCTTCCAATGTTTATAAACTAGAAATTTTAAGCCGGTACCCAGCCATCCTGTTTGCTCCAGAAAATAATAAACTCTTTGAAAATGAACTCATGCCTCTTTCTGTTCTTTTGCAATGGCAAAAACCAGAGTCTTCAAAAAGCGTTCATTTGGAACTAGGAACGCATTCCCAAATGCTTCCTCAATTTTTGATACTAAAAAATATCAATGTCAGTCAAACTCAGGAGTACACCGCCAAAGATCTTAAAGAAGGAGATTATTATTGGCGGTTATCGACAAAATATCCAGATTCAGATATTCCCTTTCAAACAAAAATTCAAAAATTTACTGTTAAAAAAACAATCAAGGAACCTCCCAAGCCCCCACCTCTCTTGTCTTGGATCAAAACTCCGGAAAAGCAATTTTACCTCAATCAACCCCATATTGAATTAAATTGGGAAACTCAATCCAGGAAAGAGGAAATCCTCTCATGGAATATTCAAGTTTTAGGCGCAGAAAACGAGAAAATCATCACGCAAAGAATTCCATCAACGGGAACTCAATTAAGCTCATTTAAATCCAACCTCAGCTCTCCAGGAAAGTTTTCAATATCTATTGAGGCTCTTGATAAAAATGGACTTGTATTGGGAACACTTCCCACGAGACAGATCGAAGTCAATGAATTCCCATTGCCGAAGGCTCCCATTTTTAACAATGTAGATTATAAACGAAATACAAAAACAAATAAGGTGTTTTTTGAAAATGGAATTTTACAATTGAAATGGAATTTTCAAAGCCTCGTCAAAGAGTATGAGGTTGAATTAAATAGCTCTCTTGATTCGGAAAATCAAAAGCTCGTCCTTGATAAAAACTTACTTGATTACAAAGGGAAATCCGGTACCGGGCTCACTCCTGGACAATACCAAATAAAAATCACACCCATTGATCAACACAACCGCCGTGGGCCTTCCAGTGAAAGTTTCGATTTTGAAGTGCCTAAATTTACGACGATGTCCGCACCCAAACTGAAAAATTTAAACATTAAGCAAAATTCGGAGTGAATGTGACTCTCAGAATTTTCATTCTCCTCATATTATCCTCATTGATAGCCAAGTCCGAAGGGGTTTATAAAAAAACCATATCTTTTGAATGGGACCCCGTTCCTGGTGCCGCGAAGTACGAAGTTAAATTTATCAATTATAAAAATGGAGAACCCGTCATCACCTCTCAATTTACTGAATCCAATACTTATTACGGTTCTATTCCTCCAGGGAAATACAAAATGAGTTTACGTTCCCTTGACAACCGAAATGTTCCAGGTGTGTGGAGCGAAGAAGTCGAATTCCCTGTTCTTTTAGATAAAGTAAAAATAATTGAACCAAAGGAAGATCACTTTGAGGCATCCAGCAATAATGAGGAATCTGAAACCGTCTCATTTTCTTGGGAGAATGTTTTAGGTGCTGATTTTTATCAACTCACCATCATCGATAGTGATTCCAATCAAGTTCTTTTCAAGGAAGTAATTAATGCTTTAGAAACAAAAGTGAATCTTCCGATTGGCATCAATTACTTATGGAGCCTCACCGCTTTGGATAATTCTGGCCTTACTAGTGATAGCGAAACAACAGGAAATCTGATTCTCTATGGACAAAAGCTCAACAAACCAAAGATTGAAACACCAGAAAATCAATTCGTCAGAGAACTTAAATGGCAAGACTCTCCGAACACCCTCAGTTATCAAGTTGAATTACAAAAATACAATCCCAAAAATAAAAAATGGGAATTCAAGGTTTTAGAAAAATCCTATCAAGGAAACAAAATTGTTTTTGATGATAAATGGCCTGGAGGACAATATAGAATCTTACTTAAAGCCAAAGGAAAGTACAGACCCGATTCTGACAAAGCCGTGCTTCTTTTTTTAGTAAAGCACGGAGACAGATCCGAATCAGCAGAATATACCTATGTTCTGCGTAAATCTGTAGATCGTGTCAATGGATACTATGGAACGGCAAGTTGGTTCCTGAGTTTGGTTAACTATACTTCATCCTATAAAGGTTTAAATCCCAAATACAACGTTTTTGGAGGTACGGGACGACTAGGCTATGGCTGGTTTAAGGAAAACACTCCTGTCGGTTACTACGGCTACTGGGATATCAGCGGTTTTTTAAAAGATGAATCCTATCAACGATCATTTATTTACCATTCCTTATCGGGGACCATTATTTATAGAAAAACCATCCGAAATGTCGATGAATTCAGAGTTAATTCAGGTTTATTCTATAAGGAAATACCACAGACAATGGCCGACCTTGATGAAATAACTACCTATTTTAAAAATAATAACCGGAGTATTAATGGGTTCAAAGGGACCAGCAATCAAATTGTTTCGATGGTGGGTCCACAAATGGGAATGGAGTACTGGTTTTCCCTGACTCCCAAGCTAGGGTTTCAAGTAAATGCGCAGTGGTACTTTGCCACACAAGCTGTCAAGCTGCCGAAAAATGGAAAAGATTTTAAAGCCTCCATTTCAAATCAATATGGAATCATGGGCAGTTACAAAGTGAGTCAAAAATTTACTGGTTTATTAGGTTTAACCTACAAAAAGGATCAAGCCTTATACAAGGATGACTCTTCCTCCGAAGGAAAATTTCAGTTGAGCTCAGCCGATGCCCTTTATGATTCAAATACCGATGTTTCGACAAGTGTGAGTGGATTTTACCTTAGCCTCTTTGCGGAATATGCATTTTAAGGAGAAAATATGAAAATACCTATCTCGATAAAACTGATCATTATCACGAGTCTTCTTCTTATTGGCGTCACCGTTCCCGTCTCCATAAAGACTTCAAGCATTACCAAAGAGAAACTCGTCGATGCTCAACAAGACAACAATATAGAGTTGGCCAAAGGTAAATCGCGAGAAATTGATCATATTTTCTCTGGATTAAAAGATAAAATTTCCCTCAATGGCCGATTACTCTTGAGTTTAAAAGAAACTGAAGAAATGCTCTCAACACAAGCATCGAACGCGAACGCGATGCAAAACTATAATAACTTAAAAAGAGATATCGATAACAATTTTAACTTAGACAGCTTTATTTTAGGTATCGAAGCTTATAAATTCGAGAATTCCATGGCTACTAAATTAAATGCCAAATACAAAGCGAAAACAGAAGCCAACATGGTCTACAATGAACAAGCGGTAAAGTATTTCAGAAAATATTATCCTATTTATTATACTAAGATCGTTGAAGGTAAAGGAAATATGATCTTGTTAAATAGTTCGATAAAAGGGTATGAACCTGTTTTAACCATTGGCTTACCCCTGATCAGGGACGCCGCCAATAAAATTACCCATGTTGTTATTGCAGATATTTCCCTTTCTGTTTTACAAAAAACTGTTTCTGAAAACGGCACCACCAGTTCTTTTTTTATTACCGATGCCAATGGGATTACCTTGGCTGACGTAGATGAAACCAAAGTCATTAATAAAGTTAATATTTCAGATCAAGATATTGTCTCTTATGCTAAGGAAAGCATCATGGCTAATGGGATGAAATATATTAAAGACAAGAAAACGCGTAAAGCTTTTTATGCGGCATTTTCAAAAACATCTTTCGGCCCCATTGTCTTTGCTCAGCTAGATGAAAATGTGATCTTGGCAGTTATCGACGAACTCAATTTAAATATTATTCGTATTGTTGGGTATTTTTTATCTGGAACTCTGTTTTTAATTTTTCTTTTTTCGATGTCTCTAACTCAGCCCCTCGAAAAATTAACAAGTCTAATCCGACTGGTTTCCAAAGGAAACTTCAATGTCAAGGCGGCTCTGCAAATCAACTCATTTTTAAAAGACGAAGTCCGAGAGCTCGCCGTGGCTTTTGATCAAATGACGGAAGGGTTAAAAGAAAGAGATAAGGTAAAAAATCTTTTCAATAAATTCCATGGCTCAAGCATCACTGAAGATTTAATGAAAAAAGATGTCAGTATAGGTGGACAGAGCAAAGAAGTGATTGTTTTTTTTAGCGATATCCGTGGCTTCACTGCCTTTTCTGAGAAGAAAAAACCTGAAGAAGTGGTTAAGATGCTTAATGAATACTTCGCTGTGATGGTTAAAATTATCAACTCCCATGGTGGCATTGTTGATAAATTTATTGGCGATGCGATCATGGCCGTTTGGGGTGTTCCTAAATCCTCAAACAAAGACGCTCACAATGCGGTAAAAGCTTGTCTTGAAATGCGCAAGGCCCTTGCCGAGCTCAATGATAAAAGGCTCGCACGAAGTGAGTCTCCCATTCAAATTGGAATGGGACTTCATTATGGATCTGCCATCTCTGGCACCATTGGCTCGGAAGAAAGAATGGAGTACACCATTATTGGAAACACGGTGAATACGGGATCGCGAATTGAATCTTCCACAAAGGCGTTTGGCTCCGATTTACTTGTGAGTGATACCGTTATCGAAAAAGTTGGGAGCGATTTTCTAGCCGAGTATGCCGGTTCCGCTGAAGTCAAAGGTCGTTCTGAACCACTGAAGCTTCATAAGATCAGAGGATTTAAAAAACCAGATGGTGAGTATGAAGTTATTGTCACCCCCTATTCAGATTATGAACCAGAAGCTGCAGATAAAGTTAAAATAGCGGCTTAATTGAAAATGGTTCGAAGGTTCTATTGCTGTGGCTTATTTGTAGGCCTCGACCCTATCTCCTAGAATTTCAAAACTGGCGTCACCATACATAGATTTTTTGGTAACCATATTCAGCTCCCCATAGACCCAAATCGGCCCCATGGGAACTTCAGCACCATGACTGTTTCTCATTTTCACATAAACCATTTGGTTAGGTGGAGGCGCTGGAACGTGAATACAAGCTTGAGGAGTTGGCACTAATAAAAATTCTGTCACCATTTTAGAATTATCTTCCAAGGGAACCATAAATCCTGGAACTTTAACTTCTTTATGATTTAATTTTTCTAATTCGGCAGGAGATTTACCCGTAATGTAATCCATTTCCCCCAGCAGGCGCCAATCAACTTCTGTTTCCTTTCCTGAGAGTTTCAAGGATTTACCTGTAGAGAAGACGTAAAAAAAAGCGCCTCCTAAAATAAAAAGAAAAAGACATCCAGCAATAAAATAAGGTCTATTTAATATCGACTTCATAAAGATTGGTTGATAATAATAGAAGAGTTCGTATCAAGCAATAAGGATTTTTCTATGCAAAAAGTTAGAGGCACTCAAGATTGGTTTGAAAAGGAAAGCTTTTATTTTCGCTCCATGGAGGAACAATTTTTTAAAAAAGCTCTTGCTTATGGCTTTGGTGAAATTAAAACGCCTCTGTTTGAACACTCTGAAGTTTTCCACCGCACTCTGGGCGAAAGCTCCGATGTGATTGCAAAGGAAACTTATACCTTTAATGACCGATCCAATGAGTCCCTGACTCTGAGACCCGAAGGAACGGCTGGGATTGCTCGTTCTTTTATTTCTGAAGGCTTAGCCCAAAAAATTCCACTTAAATTTTATTACTGCGGGCCCATGTTTCGTTATGAGCGACCACAAAAAGGAAGATTCAGACAGTTTCACCAAATGGGCATTGAAGTTTTAGGAATTGATTCGCCAAGCATGGATATTGAGTGTTTACAATTAGGATATGATTTACTCAAAATTATTGGTGTCGAACAAAAATGTGTTTTAAAATTAAACACCCTTGGTGACCCAGAATCTCGAGCTGCTTATAAAGAAAAGTTGGTCTCGTACTACTCTCAGTTTAAACAGGATTTATCCAAAGACTCACAGACTCGCTTAGTCAAGAATCCCTTGCGCATTCTAGACAGCAAAGATGAAAAGGATATTGAAATAAATCAAATGGCACCCAAACTCCTTGAATCTCTGAATGAAAGTTCAAAAAAATATTTTGATACCTTAATCTCCTTATTGGAAAAAGTAAACTTAGCTTACCAAATCGATAACAGCCTCGTTCGCGGGCTGGATTATTATGGCCACACGGTTTTCGAGTTTGTCACTCAAGAGCTCGGAGCCCAAGGCACTGTCCTGGCCGGTGGTCGCTATGATGGACTTATCAGTTTGATGGGAGGACCGAAAACCCCCGGCGTTGGATGGGCTGCGGGGGTGGAGCGACTCATTGATCTTGCTAACAAGGAACTTCTTTCAGAACAAAGAACTCTTATTTCCTTGATAGCCGCCGACGAGACAGGAGAACCCGAGGTTCTTAAATTAGCTGCAAGAATCAGAAATTTTGCAACTCACACTTTTTCAACTCATATTAAACTAACGACTGAAATTATTTATGGTGGCAATGTAGGAAAGAAGATGAAAAAGGCAGCCAGTAAAAATTCTGATTTTGCCCTTGTTATTGGCAGCACTGAAATTGAAAATAAAATTTTATCGGTCAAGAATATGAAAACGGGAGAATCATTTCAAATACCCTTTGAATTGGACTCACTTATGAAAGTACTGGGTTCAAATTGAAATCACTTAGGGCGCGTTTGAAAAGTCTTAAATCTATTTTATTATCTCTATCATTGGCCTTGATTCTTTCATGCCAGACTTCACAACAAAAACAAGATCTCCCTGCTGTTTCCGCTCCGTCTTCTCC
Proteins encoded in this window:
- a CDS encoding nitronate monooxygenase → MTLPSMKIKNYEVNVPIIQGGMGIGLSSYTLAGAVALEGGMGVLSSAGLDRIVSKRHNRKMKAREAAAQDVRDAKFLGKGGAIGMNIMVAVINQYEDSVYGSMDGGVDAIISGAGLPLQLPEIALKHPRAKDVLLIPIVSSGRALDIICKRWSRAGRLPDAVVVEGPLAGGHIAWRNVEEALDPSNKLENLLTDVFAVAKKWGNLPVIAAGGVYSHEDIKMYLDMGCAGVQMGTRFLATYESGANEKYKKLLVTSTEDDIELASKPGSPCGMLFRVLKQSPFYQEALTRGRAPKCDKGYLLNKGNCPSKYENEKTFCICNGLLASIELNVNEKELYTVGSKAYLIDRIMSVKELMYELQGKKLDSHLLDSNHSEVRPQDPSPLIKAGFNFSMNGLAELNFQTI
- a CDS encoding FecR domain-containing protein, with the translated sequence MIRRLFWAFFLSGSCFLATFLWLQAQEKRTTVSEKERIAQVTYITEDARKKIPQSLQWLPISNGDTLFDGDSIRTSDKSEVKISFTDGRSILVDSGSTIVIQKNKDEISLDLVEGSLFVDAKKENVPTRDSLENKAKTKNEIVFKSEKNRFVLDGSKSILSKSKGQQAQVNILEGQGKFNDSSGKMKELNKGQSVTLTNQGAQNNIEIKILSPNLTKDSDQMSQIYYINPEGDSTVTFKWRGFPKNHEITLLTGKSKKELTETEILPANTDHVNTLLKLGTHYWQLVSKDPKTKTKVHSSNVYKLEILSRYPAILFAPENNKLFENELMPLSVLLQWQKPESSKSVHLELGTHSQMLPQFLILKNINVSQTQEYTAKDLKEGDYYWRLSTKYPDSDIPFQTKIQKFTVKKTIKEPPKPPPLLSWIKTPEKQFYLNQPHIELNWETQSRKEEILSWNIQVLGAENEKIITQRIPSTGTQLSSFKSNLSSPGKFSISIEALDKNGLVLGTLPTRQIEVNEFPLPKAPIFNNVDYKRNTKTNKVFFENGILQLKWNFQSLVKEYEVELNSSLDSENQKLVLDKNLLDYKGKSGTGLTPGQYQIKITPIDQHNRRGPSSESFDFEVPKFTTMSAPKLKNLNIKQNSE
- a CDS encoding HAMP domain-containing protein — protein: MKIPISIKLIIITSLLLIGVTVPVSIKTSSITKEKLVDAQQDNNIELAKGKSREIDHIFSGLKDKISLNGRLLLSLKETEEMLSTQASNANAMQNYNNLKRDIDNNFNLDSFILGIEAYKFENSMATKLNAKYKAKTEANMVYNEQAVKYFRKYYPIYYTKIVEGKGNMILLNSSIKGYEPVLTIGLPLIRDAANKITHVVIADISLSVLQKTVSENGTTSSFFITDANGITLADVDETKVINKVNISDQDIVSYAKESIMANGMKYIKDKKTRKAFYAAFSKTSFGPIVFAQLDENVILAVIDELNLNIIRIVGYFLSGTLFLIFLFSMSLTQPLEKLTSLIRLVSKGNFNVKAALQINSFLKDEVRELAVAFDQMTEGLKERDKVKNLFNKFHGSSITEDLMKKDVSIGGQSKEVIVFFSDIRGFTAFSEKKKPEEVVKMLNEYFAVMVKIINSHGGIVDKFIGDAIMAVWGVPKSSNKDAHNAVKACLEMRKALAELNDKRLARSESPIQIGMGLHYGSAISGTIGSEERMEYTIIGNTVNTGSRIESSTKAFGSDLLVSDTVIEKVGSDFLAEYAGSAEVKGRSEPLKLHKIRGFKKPDGEYEVIVTPYSDYEPEAADKVKIAA
- a CDS encoding DUF3299 domain-containing protein; the protein is MKSILNRPYFIAGCLFLFILGGAFFYVFSTGKSLKLSGKETEVDWRLLGEMDYITGKSPAELEKLNHKEVKVPGFMVPLEDNSKMVTEFLLVPTPQACIHVPAPPPNQMVYVKMRNSHGAEVPMGPIWVYGELNMVTKKSMYGDASFEILGDRVEAYK
- a CDS encoding histidine--tRNA ligase; this encodes MQKVRGTQDWFEKESFYFRSMEEQFFKKALAYGFGEIKTPLFEHSEVFHRTLGESSDVIAKETYTFNDRSNESLTLRPEGTAGIARSFISEGLAQKIPLKFYYCGPMFRYERPQKGRFRQFHQMGIEVLGIDSPSMDIECLQLGYDLLKIIGVEQKCVLKLNTLGDPESRAAYKEKLVSYYSQFKQDLSKDSQTRLVKNPLRILDSKDEKDIEINQMAPKLLESLNESSKKYFDTLISLLEKVNLAYQIDNSLVRGLDYYGHTVFEFVTQELGAQGTVLAGGRYDGLISLMGGPKTPGVGWAAGVERLIDLANKELLSEQRTLISLIAADETGEPEVLKLAARIRNFATHTFSTHIKLTTEIIYGGNVGKKMKKAASKNSDFALVIGSTEIENKILSVKNMKTGESFQIPFELDSLMKVLGSN